CGGCAAGTCAGTCCCTGTTTTACGAGATCTGATTTCAATGCCTCAATCGATACCCCTTTTACACGCAACGAAGGTTGTCCTTTTTTTAAATACTCAATATTTCCTTCATGCGCGTGGTGACCGTGAGATTTCATAATCGAGAGTGCATCATAATGAAAAAGCGACGCCACACTGACCGCATCCGCCCATCCCGACTGAATCACTTCAAGGATATGATCCGTTGAACCGGCACCCCCGCCCGCAATCACCGGGATGGATACCAATTCAGCCACCCGGCGTGTCAACTCCACGTCAAAACCTTTGGCGGTTCCCTCTCGGTCAACTGAGGTCAGTAATATTTCACCAGCCCCCAATTCCTCCACCCGTTTCGCCCACATCACAGCATCAACCCCAGTTGACTCTCGGCCGTTGTCTGTAAAAGCCTCGTAAGACCCATCCGCTCTTTTAATCGCTTCGATAGAAATAACAATCGTTGAGGACCCAAACGCCATAGCCGCTTCACGAATAAATTCTGGACGAGCAATAGCGGCAGTGTTGAGCGACACTTTGTCCGCGCCCGCGCGAAGGACACGGCGAATGTCCTCAATGGTTCGAAGCCCCCCTCCCACGGTTAGCGGAATAAAAATCTCAGACGAGGTACGTTGAACAATGTCAAGCAAACTGTTGCGTTGAAAAAGACTGGCCACAACGTCCATAAAAATTAATTCATCGGCCCCAGTTTCATAATAATGTTTGGCGAACTCCTCCGGTTTTCCCAACACCCGAAGTCCTTCCAAATGAATTCCCTTCACCAGATTGGGCCCCTTGATATCAAGCCGAGGGATGACTCGCACATTCATATTCATACGGTGGCCCTCTCGGTCCAACGAGTCAACACATCCTGCAATTCATTCAATGAGAAAATTTCCATGTCTGGTTCTTCTCCAGACTGTGAAACCAAGGAGGTATGTAACCCCTTTTCTCGACGAACCCTGACCGTCTTCATATTCAAGCGCTTTGGAGCGGTAAAATCTTTGGCGGGATTATCTCCCACATACACGGCATCTGTTGCCGAGACGTTTAACCCCCTTAAACACTCCTCGAACCCCCGGGTGTGAGGTTTCCAGAACTCCCGGCCGAACGCATCGGTAAATACAACCGCGCCAAAAAAACCCTCAAGGTTCAGGGCTTCAAACTTCCGCTTTTGAACCGACAGATGACCGTCTGAGACCAACCCCAGAGGATATCGTTTCCTCATATCTGTTAATACATCTCGCACTTCAGGAAAAAGCTCAATCACTGGATGATGTTCACGGTAAATGTGTACCAATTTCTTGATATAGCCCTCATCCACTTTGGCCCCATGTGCCTTAATGACCTGAGTAAAAAGGTCTCCCCGTTCTCCTTTTTCAAATCGTGTTTTGAGTTCGGGGAATATATCCATCGATTTCTCTTGGAAAAAGTATTCTGCCACCGCTTTATAACCGCTGAAAACAAAATCTCTTTCTAGATACAACGTGTCATCGAGGTCAAAAATAACAGCGCGCGTCATACCAGCAATTCTTCAGGGGAGATAAACAGCGATTCATCATAACGCATCATGGTGGTCCGATCTTTAATGGAAACCGCCAATGAGGCAATCGGCTCAGACAGGGCCATTTTAATGGTCCATTCGGCGAAGGGTGCGCCTGCAGCTATACTCAATGGACACCCGCCTCCAAAACGGGGGTTGATTTCAATGAAATAAAAAGTGTCTTCAGTTTGAATGGCTTGAATATTGATACATCCGATACTCTTCAGTGTTTTGGCCATTTTTAAACACATATTTTCCAACGGGTCGTTTCGTTCAACACGGCCGACCATGACTTCACCTCCCCGCACTTTGAGCCGGCGACGCGGAATCGCGATAAGCGGGGTCCCGCTCCAATCGGAAAAAACGTCGGTGGTAATCTCTGAACCCTCCACGAATTTCTGCAAGATCGGATTCGGAACATTGGGAAGAATCACCCGCAATTCCACTTCCGAATTCACCTTGTAAAGGAACTGGCTGGAACTTCCGTCCCGGGGCTTCACCATCATCGGGAACTTCCATTCATCGGGGGAATCCATCGAATATGTCGGAACTGTTGGGAAATTGTTTTTCTTAAAGAACGCAGAGGTTTTCTCTTTGTCCCGACAAATCTCGATTGACTCAGCTCCAGACACCAACACCCGTACTCCAATTTCTTGGAGTGTTCCTGCGAGACGACTTAATATCAGCAGGTCGGGGTCAATGAGTGGAATAATCAGATGAATTTTTTCACGTTGACATAAACTTTTCAGCGCGGGAAAAAACTCTGTCGAGCTTGAATGCGGCAACAGCTCTCTTTTGTCTCCCGAATAAAGAGCCGGAGCGAGAGACTGAATATCGGTGGTCACAATTCGACCGTTAATATGGAGTTTCAGGAATGCCTCTTTGAACCGTCGAATCAATTCGACTCGACGGCCCGCGTTAAGAAACAAAAGATTCACGCCTTTTTTCATACCCAATCGATAAATTTCTTTTGCAAAAGATTCTGATCGAGTTTAACTCTGGAAAGAACTCGGATGATTTTTTCTGCAGCAAACCCATTTCCATAGGGATTTTTAAGTCGATTTATCCTGGCCCTAAATTGAGTGGAAAGCGCCTTTAATATTCCCTGTTGAATCGCTTCCGTGGACCCATCGGTGGTAATGACATTTTTCGGGGCGAGACGCCCTGCTTGCCTTTGGCCCACGTTAACCACAGGAAGAGAAAATGACGGGGCCTCAACCAAGCCACTTGAGGAGTTGCCCACCATTGCGCGAGCATGACGCAGTAAATTTAAATAATTTTCAGACCCGAAATTCTCAACAAGGCAGGAGCGGGGATTGTTGTGGACAAATTTTTTAATCCGCCAGCGAACCACATCACTTCGGGTATCCGCATTGGGAGCGGTAAATACAACAGGCAAAGCACAACGTTTCAATGCCTTTAAAAGCGCGTCTATATCTCGTCCAACGTTTTGCAATCGTTTTGTCTCTGGGTGGTAGGTCACGATGACTGGTTTTTCTTGAAAGGGGATATGAAATTTTTTTCTCAAAAAATTCCAATCCAACAAAGACATAGAACAGAAATTGTCCAAAGACAACGCCCCGCTCACGTGCACACGCCATGGTTCTTCTCCCATTTGTCTAATTCGTCGCCCGTATAGCTCCGTTTCAACAAAATGAATATGAGACAACTTGGTTATCGAATGGCGAAAACCATCATCGATGGCGCCTTCTGTAACGGCCCCTCCGGCGATATGCGCTATCGGGATGAGAAAAGGAACCGCTGCTACGGTCGCCGCATGCATTTCATAGCGGTCCCCCAACACCAACAATATGTCCGGACAAGATCTTTCGTAAGCCTTGGAAAACAATGCGGTCGCGATGCCCATTGATTCGGAAACTTGGCGAGATGTTTGTGATCTCATGGGGACTTTTATTTTTTCCTGGGCGTGGAATCCGTCTGCCTCAATCAATCGAATTGTTGATCCGAACCTCGCCAGCAAGTGAGTCCCCGACACAAACAGCGACAATTTTAATGAGGAAGATTTCTTTATCTTTTGAAGAAGCGGACGATAAATACCGTAATCAGCCCGCGAAGTGGTGACAACTCCAATGGTTCTCATACAAACATGTCCTCAGTGAGGAGTTCATCCTCCTGGATAGAGGCTTTCGATTTCCGCCCCACAAACTCTTCTAAACGCCGCGGCGGAAGGCCGGTACCCGGGCGCTTAATGGCGATCATGTCTCGCGTAACAATGGTGCCTTTGGCAATGGGTTTTGCGGCGATAAGACTTCGTCGGGCCACAGCAGCGGTATCCAATTCCAAAGAAGTGGGTTTCTTTTCTCCGTTCCCAAGGGCTGATTCAACGATACGAACCCCTCGCACCAAAGATTCAAGCTCATTTGGCGTCAGAGAGGCTTTATGATCTGGCCCTGGAAGATTGTGATCCAGTGTGAAATGTTTTTCGATTACACGCGCGCCCATAGCAACCGCCGCCAAAGCCACCTCAATACCCGGTGTGTGATCAGACAAACCCACCGGCTTGTGTAAAATTTTTTCCATGGTTTGCATGGCTTTTAAATTGGTGTCTTTCGGGTCGGCGGGATACATGCTCACGCAATGCAGCAATGTGATGTCCAGGGTTCCGGCTTTTTCAAGAACCGCAACCGCTTCTTTGACTTCAGCCAATGTGGACATGCCTGTTGAAAGAACAACTGGTTTTTTCTCAGCGCCAATAAATTGGAGGAATGGAAAATTTGTGATCTCCCCTGAAGGGATCTTGTTAAATGGCATGTTTAATTCGCGCAAAAAAAGAGCGCTTTCGAAATCAAAAGGGGTTGATATGAAAAGAATGCCCTTGTCATCACAGTAACGCTTAATTTTTCGAAAAGCATCGAAAGACAACTGTAGTTTTCGAACCATATCGATCTGAGAACCAGATTTTCCCGTGTTTTTTTCCTGGTAGGCTGCCTTGGGCGCGTGGACAGACATAACTTGTTCGGGAATAAAAGTTTGAAACTTCACGGCGTCTGCACCGGCGGAGAGAGCCGCATCCACCAATTGGGTGGCCAAATTGATATC
Above is a window of Elusimicrobiota bacterium DNA encoding:
- the hisF_2 gene encoding Imidazole glycerol phosphate synthase subunit HisF, with amino-acid sequence MNMNVRVIPRLDIKGPNLVKGIHLEGLRVLGKPEEFAKHYYETGADELIFMDVVASLFQRNSLLDIVQRTSSEIFIPLTVGGGLRTIEDIRRVLRAGADKVSLNTAAIARPEFIREAAMAFGSSTIVISIEAIKRADGSYEAFTDNGRESTGVDAVMWAKRVEELGAGEILLTSVDREGTAKGFDVELTRRVAELVSIPVIAGGGAGSTDHILEVIQSGWADAVSVASLFHYDALSIMKSHGHHAHEGNIEYLKKGQPSLRVKGVSIEALKSDLVKQGLTCRFEPKGTHATF
- the gph_5 gene encoding Phosphoglycolate phosphatase, yielding MTRAVIFDLDDTLYLERDFVFSGYKAVAEYFFQEKSMDIFPELKTRFEKGERGDLFTQVIKAHGAKVDEGYIKKLVHIYREHHPVIELFPEVRDVLTDMRKRYPLGLVSDGHLSVQKRKFEALNLEGFFGAVVFTDAFGREFWKPHTRGFEECLRGLNVSATDAVYVGDNPAKDFTAPKRLNMKTVRVRREKGLHTSLVSQSGEEPDMEIFSLNELQDVLTRWTERATV
- the carB_1 gene encoding Carbamoyl-phosphate synthase large chain; this translates as MKKGVNLLFLNAGRRVELIRRFKEAFLKLHINGRIVTTDIQSLAPALYSGDKRELLPHSSSTEFFPALKSLCQREKIHLIIPLIDPDLLILSRLAGTLQEIGVRVLVSGAESIEICRDKEKTSAFFKKNNFPTVPTYSMDSPDEWKFPMMVKPRDGSSSQFLYKVNSEVELRVILPNVPNPILQKFVEGSEITTDVFSDWSGTPLIAIPRRRLKVRGGEVMVGRVERNDPLENMCLKMAKTLKSIGCINIQAIQTEDTFYFIEINPRFGGGCPLSIAAGAPFAEWTIKMALSEPIASLAVSIKDRTTMMRYDESLFISPEELLV
- the legG gene encoding GDP/UDP-N,N'-diacetylbacillosamine 2-epimerase (hydrolyzing) — translated: MRTIGVVTTSRADYGIYRPLLQKIKKSSSLKLSLFVSGTHLLARFGSTIRLIEADGFHAQEKIKVPMRSQTSRQVSESMGIATALFSKAYERSCPDILLVLGDRYEMHAATVAAVPFLIPIAHIAGGAVTEGAIDDGFRHSITKLSHIHFVETELYGRRIRQMGEEPWRVHVSGALSLDNFCSMSLLDWNFLRKKFHIPFQEKPVIVTYHPETKRLQNVGRDIDALLKALKRCALPVVFTAPNADTRSDVVRWRIKKFVHNNPRSCLVENFGSENYLNLLRHARAMVGNSSSGLVEAPSFSLPVVNVGQRQAGRLAPKNVITTDGSTEAIQQGILKALSTQFRARINRLKNPYGNGFAAEKIIRVLSRVKLDQNLLQKKFIDWV
- the legI_2 gene encoding N,N'-diacetyllegionaminic acid synthase, producing MTSPFKSYFSGKPVFVIAEAGVNHNGDINLATQLVDAALSAGADAVKFQTFIPEQVMSVHAPKAAYQEKNTGKSGSQIDMVRKLQLSFDAFRKIKRYCDDKGILFISTPFDFESALFLRELNMPFNKIPSGEITNFPFLQFIGAEKKPVVLSTGMSTLAEVKEAVAVLEKAGTLDITLLHCVSMYPADPKDTNLKAMQTMEKILHKPVGLSDHTPGIEVALAAVAMGARVIEKHFTLDHNLPGPDHKASLTPNELESLVRGVRIVESALGNGEKKPTSLELDTAAVARRSLIAAKPIAKGTIVTRDMIAIKRPGTGLPPRRLEEFVGRKSKASIQEDELLTEDMFV